The genomic DNA ACCAAGCATATCACCTGGTCCTGCATTACCTAACATATTCATGAACGCgtaaaagataataaacaaaggtgtaatttcttttaattgGTCGTACGCACAACCGATTATTAGGCCAAAGATTATGTATCCAGAGAAACCAAACATTAATGTATATTTACGACCAATGCGATCAGACAAATAAGCACCAATTGGAACACCCAGTACGGCCAGAACGCCCAGTAGTAAGTTCCACTCTGCCACTCTTTCTAAATTACTTTGATCCTTAATAACAGAACCGATAATTGTTGAGCTGAAAATACCATTTGGGAAAGTGACGAAATCATACATAAACCAGGTACCACAGGTACCAAGTAATCTTTTCCAGTAAAATTTCAATGCTAGAAAATATGGtatgtttcttttgatcCTACCTTTTTCATACACTTCTGTGGTAGCTGTCTTCCATCTGAAATAGAACACTGTCAATGGCCAGAAGCAACCTAAGGCAAAAACAATCCTCCAGATAGCCTCTAAATTTTCCGTTCCTGAACAAATTTTGTAGACAATTAGAAAGATAATCGTAGCAAATGGACCACCGAAGGCTAACGGTAAATTTGTGACCATAACCAGGATACCGCCTCTTTTGGTTGTAGTATATTCATTAGCAGACTCATTAGCGCttaatgtactagtaggATATTCTGCACCAACACCGATGCCTACCAAACCTCTCATAACTGTTAACATCCAGAACATACCCGGTATAGTAGTACCATGAGAAGCTGCACACAGAGCACTACCAATAACCAAGATAGTCGTAGCGACAAGGATACATGATTTTCTACTATAATAATCAGCGGCAATGCCCATAAAAAATTGACCAAAAATAATACCAACTAAAGCTGCATTGGAAACTCTAGTTGACACTTTCGAACTATAGTTTTCCTTACCATACTCCATGACAAAAACCTTATTCAACATACTCATTGAACCATTCACATAACCGTC from Saccharomyces mikatae IFO 1815 strain IFO1815 genome assembly, chromosome: 3 includes the following:
- the GIT1 gene encoding Git1p (similar to Saccharomyces cerevisiae GIT1 (YCR098C)); this translates as MEDKDTSLVKEKEVNMNTSPRLIKYDAERRAARTETSRKNKWKNIVTIIASGFALISDGYVNGSMSMLNKVFVMEYGKENYSSKVSTRVSNAALVGIIFGQFFMGIAADYYSRKSCILVATTILVIGSALCAASHGTTIPGMFWMLTVMRGLVGIGVGAEYPTSTLSANESANEYTTTKRGGILVMVTNLPLAFGGPFATIIFLIVYKICSGTENLEAIWRIVFALGCFWPLTVFYFRWKTATTEVYEKGRIKRNIPYFLALKFYWKRLLGTCGTWFMYDFVTFPNGIFSSTIIGSVIKDQSNLERVAEWNLLLGVLAVLGVPIGAYLSDRIGRKYTLMFGFSGYIIFGLIIGCAYDQLKEITPLFIIFYAFMNMLGNAGPGDMLGVISSEASATAVRGVFYGLSAVTGKIGSVVGVECFQPIRDNLGARWTFIIAAICGLFGIIITYFFVPHSLENDLMKQDVEFHNYLVSNGWTGKMGFDETDKESVVMTIDNEYNSTDCSKKNTEIISVKQIEQS